A genomic stretch from Flavobacterium sp. KS-LB2 includes:
- a CDS encoding dihydrolipoamide acetyltransferase family protein, whose amino-acid sequence MARFELKLPKMGESVAEATITNWLKQVGDKIEADEAVLEIATDKVDSEVPSEVSGVLVEQLFGKDDLVQVGQTIAIIETDGDAVAETVQGAVAPVEVAVIEETMDAVKESVAPNASGMTDFSDSEKFLSPLVKNIAKEEGVSVAELASIAGTGKEGRVTKNDILDYVKNRTSQPAVSAPVAAVQKAVPVPVAQKAAPVSVSGGDEIIEMDRMRKLISGYMVASVQTSAHVQSFIEVDVTNIVKWREKNKVTFEKREGEKLTYTPIFMEAVAKALKDFPGMNISVDGDFIIKKKNINLGMAAALPNGNLIVPVIKNADQLNLVGMAKAVNDLGNRAKMGKLKPDDTQGGTYTVTNVGTFGSVFGTPIINQPQVGILALGAIRKMPAVIETPEGDFIGIRQKMFLSHSYDHRVVDGALGGSFVKRVAEYLEAFDVNRDV is encoded by the coding sequence ATGGCAAGATTTGAATTAAAGCTCCCAAAAATGGGAGAAAGCGTTGCAGAAGCGACCATTACAAATTGGTTGAAACAAGTTGGAGACAAAATTGAAGCCGATGAAGCGGTACTCGAAATTGCTACAGATAAAGTAGACAGTGAAGTACCAAGCGAGGTTTCTGGGGTTTTAGTGGAACAACTGTTCGGGAAAGATGATTTAGTTCAAGTAGGTCAGACCATAGCAATTATTGAAACGGATGGCGATGCTGTTGCAGAAACGGTTCAAGGAGCTGTTGCTCCAGTTGAAGTTGCTGTTATCGAAGAAACAATGGACGCTGTTAAAGAAAGCGTTGCTCCTAATGCTTCGGGCATGACTGATTTTTCTGATTCGGAGAAATTCTTATCGCCTTTGGTGAAAAATATTGCCAAAGAAGAAGGTGTTTCTGTTGCTGAATTAGCATCGATTGCAGGAACAGGAAAAGAAGGAAGAGTTACTAAAAACGATATTTTAGATTATGTAAAAAATAGAACAAGTCAACCAGCAGTTTCGGCTCCTGTTGCGGCAGTTCAAAAAGCAGTTCCAGTTCCAGTAGCTCAAAAAGCAGCTCCAGTATCAGTAAGTGGTGGTGATGAAATCATAGAAATGGATAGAATGCGTAAGCTGATTTCTGGATACATGGTGGCTTCTGTGCAAACATCGGCTCACGTTCAATCATTTATTGAAGTCGATGTTACCAATATTGTAAAATGGAGAGAGAAAAATAAAGTTACTTTCGAAAAAAGAGAAGGTGAAAAATTGACGTACACACCTATTTTCATGGAAGCGGTTGCTAAAGCGCTGAAAGATTTCCCTGGAATGAATATTTCGGTAGATGGGGATTTCATTATCAAAAAGAAAAACATCAACCTTGGAATGGCTGCTGCACTACCAAACGGAAATTTAATTGTTCCTGTAATTAAAAATGCAGATCAACTAAATTTGGTTGGTATGGCAAAAGCGGTAAACGATTTAGGAAACCGTGCTAAAATGGGGAAACTAAAACCAGACGATACGCAAGGCGGAACCTATACGGTTACTAATGTGGGAACTTTTGGAAGTGTTTTTGGTACGCCGATTATCAATCAACCACAAGTGGGGATTTTAGCTCTTGGAGCAATCCGTAAAATGCCAGCGGTAATTGAAACTCCAGAAGGTGATTTTATTGGAATTCGTCAAAAAATGTTCTTATCTCACAGCTACGATCATAGAGTAGTTGATGGAGCGTTGGGAGGTAGTTTTGTAAAACGAGTTGCGGAATACTTAGAAGCTTTTGATGTAAACAGAGATGTTTAA
- a CDS encoding glycosyltransferase family 2 protein: MQLSVIILNYNVRYFLEQCVLSVQNALENIEGEIIVIDNNSSDDSCAMMEQRFPNVKLIRNNENVGFPKGNNSGVTQAKGEYICILNPDTVVAEDTFVKVLTFVQQQSDLGIVGCKLIDGAGNFLPESKRGVPTPWVAFTKITGLYKLFSGTFGKYYAQHLNENQTGKVDILVGAFMFLKRDLYLEVGGFDEDCFMYSDDIDLSYRILQKGKSNYYFHETTVIHYKGESTIKDETYMKRFQEAMNFFYKKHFNVPLVFSIFMKAGIVFFSFIKMFQGKSTRKIRLEIISKTYLLYSANEKLIDKLRLVLQKKVVFHDLKTEKMVISSSVKSKQNREVILDNEFISYKDCIAILESSRNKTFTFKIIPKKANFLIGSNNSNERGEIIKIE, translated from the coding sequence ATGCAACTATCTGTTATCATTCTCAATTACAACGTTCGCTATTTTCTGGAACAATGTGTTTTAAGTGTTCAAAATGCTTTGGAAAACATTGAAGGAGAAATAATTGTAATTGATAACAATTCTTCTGATGACAGTTGTGCGATGATGGAGCAACGTTTTCCAAACGTAAAACTTATTCGAAACAACGAAAATGTAGGTTTTCCAAAAGGTAATAATAGTGGCGTAACCCAAGCCAAAGGAGAATACATTTGTATCCTCAATCCGGATACCGTTGTTGCTGAAGATACTTTCGTAAAAGTATTGACTTTCGTCCAACAACAATCAGATTTAGGAATCGTGGGATGTAAACTCATTGATGGAGCTGGAAATTTTTTACCCGAAAGTAAACGAGGAGTTCCTACACCTTGGGTTGCTTTTACCAAAATTACAGGTTTGTACAAATTATTTTCTGGAACATTCGGAAAATATTACGCGCAACATTTAAACGAAAACCAAACGGGAAAAGTAGACATTCTCGTGGGTGCTTTTATGTTCCTGAAAAGGGATTTATATCTTGAAGTGGGCGGATTTGATGAAGATTGTTTTATGTATTCTGACGATATTGATTTGTCATATCGGATTTTGCAAAAAGGAAAGTCGAATTATTATTTCCATGAAACCACAGTGATACATTATAAAGGAGAAAGCACTATTAAGGACGAAACGTATATGAAGCGGTTTCAGGAAGCGATGAATTTTTTTTATAAAAAGCATTTCAACGTACCATTGGTGTTTTCAATTTTTATGAAAGCAGGAATCGTGTTTTTCTCTTTTATAAAAATGTTTCAAGGAAAATCAACCCGAAAAATAAGGCTTGAAATAATTTCAAAAACTTATCTGTTGTATTCGGCTAATGAGAAATTAATAGACAAACTCCGTTTAGTCTTGCAAAAAAAAGTAGTGTTTCACGATTTGAAAACAGAAAAAATGGTAATTTCGTCTTCTGTTAAAAGTAAACAAAACAGGGAAGTTATTTTAGATAACGAATTCATTTCTTATAAAGACTGTATCGCAATTCTCGAATCTTCAAGAAATAAAACGTTTACCTTTAAAATTATACCAAAAAAAGCTAATTTTTTAATAGGAAGTAACAATAGTAACGAGAGAGGTGAGATTATAAAAATAGAGTAA
- a CDS encoding T9SS C-terminal target domain-containing protein, protein MKKIFLFILLFTICTSQAQVSGCTDPLSKNYNPAATVNDGSCAYVSVKIKPKYSVKLNALLKETSSLIQSDSLFWTSNDNTDTVLYGMNEKGAIQSKIQLKNVTNTDWEDISQDSDYFYIGDFGNNFTGNRKDLKILRIEKKSLNTEIQKIDTLSFSYSNQKDFKTNKANATNFDCEAFIVSGENIFLFTKQWKEKKTSVYQIPKIPGKHVAQLKESYNVKGLITSATHFPEKKLLVLAGYNRFLSPFMYLFYDYHGSDFFSGNKRKIKIALPFHQIEGISTQDGLHFYVTNENFTRKPIITIPQKLHQFDLSAFLSNYVKQ, encoded by the coding sequence TTGAAAAAAATATTCTTATTCATCCTCTTGTTTACCATTTGTACTTCGCAAGCACAAGTTTCGGGTTGTACCGATCCGCTTTCTAAAAACTACAATCCTGCCGCAACAGTCAATGACGGGAGTTGTGCGTATGTTTCGGTAAAAATAAAACCAAAATATTCAGTTAAACTGAATGCACTTTTGAAAGAAACGTCCAGCTTAATACAAAGCGATTCTCTGTTTTGGACAAGTAACGACAATACAGATACTGTTCTTTATGGCATGAATGAAAAAGGAGCCATTCAAAGTAAAATCCAACTCAAAAATGTTACCAATACCGACTGGGAGGATATTTCGCAAGACAGTGATTATTTTTATATTGGAGATTTCGGGAATAATTTCACTGGAAATCGGAAAGATCTAAAGATTTTAAGAATTGAAAAAAAATCGCTCAACACAGAGATCCAAAAAATTGACACACTCTCCTTTTCCTATTCCAATCAAAAGGATTTTAAGACCAATAAAGCGAATGCAACCAATTTTGATTGCGAGGCATTTATTGTTTCGGGAGAAAATATTTTCTTGTTTACCAAACAATGGAAAGAGAAAAAAACCAGCGTATATCAGATTCCTAAGATTCCAGGCAAGCATGTAGCTCAACTAAAAGAATCCTATAATGTAAAGGGATTGATTACCTCAGCAACTCATTTTCCTGAAAAAAAATTGCTTGTTCTTGCTGGCTACAACAGGTTTTTATCGCCATTTATGTATCTGTTTTACGATTATCACGGCTCTGATTTCTTTTCTGGGAATAAAAGAAAAATCAAAATTGCACTACCCTTTCATCAAATTGAAGGCATTAGTACCCAAGATGGGCTTCATTTTTATGTAACCAATGAAAATTTCACTCGAAAACCAATTATTACTATCCCTCAAAAGTTGCATCAATTTGATTTAAGTGCGTTTTTATCAAATTATGTGAAACAATAA
- a CDS encoding ABC-F family ATP-binding cassette domain-containing protein, whose amino-acid sequence MNYLSVENISKSFGERTLFKDISFGINKDQKIAFIAKNGSGKTTMMSIINGLEESDTGQVVLRKGIKMAFLSQNNNLQDELTIEESIFASDNETLKVIEAYEKALENPEDEEAYQKAFDGMDQHNAWDFETQYKQILFKLKLENFKLKVKNLSGGQKKRLSLAIILINRPDLLILDEPTNHLDLEMIEWLESYFAKENITLFMVTHDRFFLERVCNEIIELDNGKLYQYKGNYSYYLEKKEERIASENSSVDKAQNLFVKELEWMRRQPKARTTKSKSRQDDFYEIKEKAQSRRRENKVELEINMERMGSKIIELHKISKKFKDHVIMDNFSFDFQRGERIGIIGKNGTGKSTFLNLLTGTLPLDGGKVVIGETIKVGYYTQSGINPKPGQRVIDVIKEYGEFIPLMKGKLISASQLLERFLFDAKKQYDFVDRLSGGELKRLYLCTVLIQNPNFLILDEPTNDLDIVTLNVLESFLLDYPGCLLVVSHDRYFMDKIVDHLFIFRGDGVVEDFPGNYSDFRAYEDSTDVAQKEENKAEKKDWKQNNPTGNLTFNEQKEYQKLEREIKDLELQKVAIEQLFADGKVEESNVLAKAKELENINNKIEDKEERWFELSTKIEG is encoded by the coding sequence GTGAATTACCTTTCTGTAGAAAATATCTCGAAATCTTTTGGTGAACGTACCTTGTTTAAAGACATCTCGTTCGGAATTAATAAAGATCAAAAAATTGCTTTCATTGCCAAAAACGGTTCTGGAAAAACGACTATGATGAGTATCATTAACGGTTTAGAAGAATCAGATACCGGACAAGTCGTTTTGAGAAAAGGCATCAAAATGGCTTTCCTTTCGCAAAATAACAACTTGCAAGACGAGTTGACCATTGAAGAAAGCATTTTCGCTTCAGATAATGAGACGTTGAAAGTAATCGAAGCCTACGAAAAAGCGCTAGAAAATCCTGAAGATGAAGAAGCCTACCAAAAAGCTTTTGACGGAATGGATCAGCACAATGCGTGGGATTTTGAGACACAATACAAGCAGATTTTGTTCAAACTGAAGTTGGAAAATTTCAAATTGAAAGTCAAAAATCTTTCGGGTGGGCAGAAAAAAAGGTTATCGCTAGCTATCATTTTGATTAATCGTCCTGATTTATTAATTCTGGATGAACCTACGAATCACTTGGATTTAGAGATGATTGAATGGTTGGAAAGCTATTTTGCCAAAGAAAATATTACGTTGTTTATGGTGACGCACGACCGTTTCTTCTTGGAGCGTGTGTGTAATGAAATCATTGAGCTGGACAACGGAAAATTATACCAATACAAAGGAAATTACTCTTATTATTTAGAGAAAAAAGAAGAACGCATTGCCTCCGAGAATTCGAGTGTGGATAAAGCGCAGAATCTTTTTGTGAAAGAATTAGAGTGGATGCGCCGCCAACCAAAAGCGAGAACTACTAAGTCTAAATCACGTCAGGATGATTTTTATGAAATCAAGGAAAAAGCACAAAGTCGCCGTCGTGAAAATAAAGTAGAGCTTGAAATTAACATGGAGCGAATGGGAAGCAAGATTATTGAGCTTCACAAAATTTCCAAAAAATTCAAGGATCATGTCATCATGGATAATTTCAGTTTTGATTTTCAACGTGGGGAACGCATTGGGATTATTGGAAAAAACGGAACAGGAAAATCGACTTTCTTGAATTTATTGACCGGGACCTTGCCACTTGACGGTGGAAAAGTAGTCATTGGTGAAACGATAAAAGTAGGATACTATACACAAAGCGGAATCAACCCAAAACCGGGTCAGCGTGTAATTGATGTGATTAAGGAATACGGAGAATTCATTCCGTTGATGAAAGGGAAATTGATATCGGCATCACAATTATTAGAGCGATTCTTGTTTGATGCTAAAAAACAATATGATTTTGTAGACAGATTAAGCGGTGGTGAATTAAAACGTTTGTATTTGTGTACGGTTTTGATTCAGAATCCAAACTTCTTGATTCTGGATGAGCCAACGAATGATTTGGATATTGTAACACTGAATGTTCTAGAAAGCTTCCTTTTGGATTATCCGGGTTGTCTTTTAGTAGTATCTCACGATAGATATTTCATGGATAAAATTGTAGATCACTTATTCATTTTTAGAGGTGATGGTGTGGTCGAAGATTTCCCTGGAAACTATTCTGATTTTAGAGCCTATGAAGACAGTACTGATGTAGCGCAAAAAGAGGAAAACAAAGCCGAAAAGAAAGACTGGAAACAAAACAACCCAACTGGAAACTTGACTTTCAACGAGCAAAAAGAATATCAAAAACTAGAACGTGAAATCAAGGACTTAGAACTTCAGAAAGTAGCTATTGAGCAATTATTTGCAGATGGAAAAGTAGAAGAAAGCAATGTTTTGGCCAAAGCCAAAGAACTGGAAAACATCAATAATAAAATTGAAGATAAAGAAGAACGCTGGTTTGAGCTGAGCACGAAGATAGAAGGATAG
- a CDS encoding VOC family protein, translating to MNQKIAQISIVVDDYDKAIEFYTTKLNFIVLEDTVIDETKRWVKIAPNKQSEFSLLVAKAANETQKTRIGNQTGGRVFLFLNTDNFEADYKNLIKKKIKIVREPKIESYGKVLVFEDCFGNLWDLIEPNKEKNDNFYSTAILKVLEKDNIEKTKKELKKLQKHTKNEIGNLLFEIQQSNEDASEFIIWECFENETAFKSHLTSTYLIDFLKLNLVEFVKGYTATKI from the coding sequence ATGAATCAAAAAATTGCTCAAATTTCAATTGTAGTTGACGATTATGACAAAGCTATTGAATTCTATACCACAAAACTTAACTTTATTGTGCTGGAAGACACAGTTATTGATGAAACAAAGCGCTGGGTAAAAATAGCACCTAACAAACAATCTGAATTTAGTTTATTAGTAGCAAAAGCGGCAAACGAAACACAGAAAACAAGAATTGGAAATCAAACCGGCGGAAGAGTTTTTCTGTTCCTAAATACTGATAATTTTGAAGCAGATTATAAAAATTTAATTAAAAAAAAGATAAAAATAGTACGAGAACCAAAAATTGAATCTTATGGTAAAGTTCTTGTATTTGAAGATTGTTTTGGGAATTTATGGGATTTAATAGAGCCTAATAAAGAGAAAAATGATAACTTCTACTCTACTGCTATTTTGAAAGTACTGGAGAAAGATAACATTGAAAAAACAAAGAAAGAACTAAAAAAATTGCAAAAACACACCAAAAATGAAATTGGAAATCTTTTGTTTGAAATTCAACAATCAAATGAAGATGCATCTGAATTTATAATTTGGGAATGTTTCGAAAATGAAACCGCTTTTAAGTCACATCTTACTTCAACTTATTTAATTGACTTTTTAAAATTAAATTTAGTCGAATTTGTAAAAGGATATACTGCCACAAAAATATAA
- a CDS encoding SDR family NAD(P)-dependent oxidoreductase encodes MIEQIQNKAEISSEEIDRCIAILAQLNSDTDQIFDIPKEQRTALIKAAGMFSRPDRDELSRRKKDGKLVAKRKKEKQDRTARKETGIRYAREASVFVAPKLLAYNDLAQKEQLELETPRNCYVCKTEFTKMHHFYDTMCTDCGDFNYAKRFQTADVKGQVAVITGSRLKIGYHITLMLLRGGATVIATTRFPVDSALRFSKEDDFMEWGHRLKIHGLDLRHIPSVEIFCNFIEQKYKRLDILINNAAQTVRRPAGFYTHLMENEDRSIASLSQQVQELLLDHTNCLDELKVLTSGASSNQNMPVTWHGPEPGIGLRASAKLSQIPYSFDNALVANEVFPEGELDADLQQVDLRKTNSWRLRLGQIETTEMIEVQLVNSVAPFVLCNRLSEVMKKDNTGKKHIINVSAMEGKFHRFFKEDRHPHTNMAKAALNMLTHTSSGTLAKAGIFMNAVDTGWVTDEDPAELAKRKQVEEDFQPPLDIVDGAARVMDPLFDGINTGKHWCGKFLKDYNPIPW; translated from the coding sequence ATGATTGAACAAATACAAAATAAAGCGGAGATAAGTTCGGAAGAAATTGACAGATGTATTGCCATTTTAGCGCAATTAAATTCTGATACCGACCAAATTTTTGACATTCCAAAAGAGCAACGAACGGCTTTAATAAAAGCGGCCGGAATGTTCTCCAGACCAGACCGTGACGAGCTTTCTCGACGTAAAAAGGATGGCAAATTAGTTGCTAAACGAAAAAAAGAAAAGCAAGATAGAACCGCCCGAAAAGAAACAGGAATCCGATATGCTCGCGAGGCAAGTGTTTTTGTAGCGCCAAAATTATTGGCTTACAATGATCTTGCCCAAAAAGAACAATTGGAGCTGGAAACTCCACGAAATTGTTACGTTTGTAAAACCGAGTTTACTAAAATGCACCACTTTTATGACACGATGTGTACGGATTGTGGCGATTTTAATTATGCCAAACGTTTTCAAACCGCAGATGTAAAAGGACAAGTAGCTGTTATTACTGGTTCTAGATTAAAAATAGGCTATCACATTACCCTAATGCTGTTGCGTGGTGGAGCTACTGTTATTGCAACTACTCGGTTTCCGGTGGATTCGGCTTTGCGATTTTCAAAGGAAGACGATTTTATGGAGTGGGGACATCGCTTGAAAATACACGGCTTGGATTTAAGGCACATTCCTAGTGTGGAAATTTTCTGCAATTTTATCGAACAAAAATACAAGCGATTGGATATTCTAATCAATAATGCGGCGCAAACGGTGCGACGTCCTGCAGGATTCTACACCCATTTGATGGAAAACGAGGATCGTTCTATCGCTTCTTTGTCCCAACAAGTACAGGAGTTATTACTGGATCATACCAATTGCTTGGATGAATTAAAGGTATTGACATCTGGGGCTTCTTCCAATCAAAATATGCCGGTGACTTGGCATGGGCCAGAACCAGGAATTGGTTTGCGGGCTTCCGCCAAATTATCTCAGATTCCGTATTCGTTTGATAATGCACTTGTGGCTAACGAAGTTTTCCCAGAAGGAGAACTCGATGCCGATTTACAGCAAGTGGATTTAAGAAAAACCAATAGCTGGCGTTTGCGTTTGGGACAAATAGAAACCACGGAAATGATCGAAGTCCAGTTGGTTAATTCAGTGGCACCATTTGTATTGTGCAACCGTCTTAGTGAAGTGATGAAGAAAGACAATACTGGAAAAAAACATATTATTAATGTTTCGGCAATGGAAGGGAAATTTCATCGTTTTTTCAAAGAAGACCGCCATCCACATACCAATATGGCCAAAGCCGCTTTGAATATGTTAACTCATACTTCCTCTGGGACTTTGGCGAAAGCCGGAATTTTTATGAACGCCGTAGATACTGGTTGGGTAACTGACGAAGATCCTGCCGAATTAGCCAAAAGAAAACAGGTAGAAGAGGATTTTCAGCCGCCATTAGATATTGTAGACGGTGCGGCACGTGTTATGGATCCGTTGTTTGACGGAATAAATACAGGAAAACACTGGTGCGGAAAATTCTTGAAAGATTACAACCCGATTCCTTGGTAA
- a CDS encoding O-methyltransferase, with protein MLFQIQSYLKFLWHSKNEHAVHSPFVFSLLTKCCYDKTFKPEYSILKEYRNGLLANNNTIEVTDFGAGSKVFKSNTRVIAKIAQTAGISAKRAELLYRITRYFQPNSILEIGTSLGLATAALAIGSRSAGIKAKITTLEGCPETAKIAQLHLQKFNFNNVESIVTTFSSYLEKWNSSLNTATEHFSLIYFDGNHSKKATLDYFELLLPTITNESVWIFDDIHWSPEMEIAWEIIKTHPKVTVTIDTFQWGLVFFRREQPKEHFVIRI; from the coding sequence ATGTTATTTCAAATCCAATCCTATCTTAAATTCCTTTGGCACTCAAAAAATGAGCATGCGGTACATTCTCCGTTTGTCTTTAGTTTGTTGACTAAATGTTGTTATGATAAAACATTCAAACCCGAATATAGCATCTTAAAAGAGTATAGAAATGGACTTTTAGCAAACAATAATACGATTGAAGTAACGGACTTTGGGGCGGGTTCTAAAGTTTTCAAATCCAATACAAGAGTAATTGCTAAAATTGCCCAAACGGCCGGAATTTCAGCAAAACGTGCCGAATTATTATATAGAATTACTCGTTATTTTCAACCTAACTCTATTTTAGAAATTGGAACTTCATTAGGATTAGCGACTGCTGCACTTGCCATAGGCTCCCGAAGTGCCGGGATAAAAGCAAAAATCACAACGCTGGAAGGCTGTCCTGAAACAGCAAAAATTGCTCAATTACATTTGCAAAAATTCAATTTCAACAATGTAGAATCTATTGTAACAACGTTTAGTTCTTATTTAGAGAAATGGAATTCATCACTGAATACTGCAACTGAACACTTTTCCTTAATTTACTTCGATGGAAATCATTCCAAAAAAGCAACACTAGACTATTTTGAATTATTACTCCCTACGATAACTAACGAAAGTGTTTGGATATTTGATGACATTCATTGGTCTCCAGAAATGGAAATAGCTTGGGAAATCATTAAAACCCATCCAAAAGTAACCGTCACTATTGATACGTTTCAATGGGGATTGGTCTTTTTTAGACGCGAACAACCCAAAGAACATTTCGTCATTAGGATATAG
- a CDS encoding carbonic anhydrase encodes MDIKQIFENNRNWITKKLQSDTNYFDKLGKGQSPEFLYIGCSDSRVSAEELMGLEPGDVFVHRNIANMVPNTDLNSMSVINYAVTSLKVNHIVVCGHYGCGGVFAAMQQADLGILNPWLRNIRDVYRIHIKELDSITDEGEKYKRLVELNVQEQCINVIKTAEVQRANRQRNLKVYGWVFDIHTGKLIDLNIDFDTILKDITKIYKISE; translated from the coding sequence ATGGATATCAAACAAATTTTCGAGAATAATCGCAATTGGATCACTAAAAAACTTCAAAGCGATACCAATTATTTTGACAAATTAGGAAAAGGGCAATCTCCTGAATTCCTATATATTGGTTGTTCAGATAGCAGAGTTTCTGCCGAAGAGCTTATGGGCTTAGAGCCTGGTGATGTTTTTGTGCATCGCAATATCGCGAATATGGTTCCCAATACAGACCTAAATTCCATGTCAGTCATTAATTATGCTGTAACGAGCTTAAAAGTAAATCATATCGTAGTTTGCGGTCATTATGGTTGCGGAGGTGTATTTGCAGCCATGCAACAAGCTGATTTAGGAATACTGAATCCTTGGTTAAGAAACATTCGAGATGTATATAGAATTCATATAAAAGAACTAGATTCCATAACCGATGAAGGTGAAAAATACAAAAGACTCGTTGAACTGAATGTACAGGAACAATGCATTAATGTCATTAAAACTGCCGAAGTACAAAGAGCAAACAGACAACGAAATCTAAAAGTTTACGGTTGGGTTTTTGACATTCATACTGGAAAATTGATTGATTTAAATATTGATTTTGATACAATATTAAAAGACATTACAAAGATTTACAAAATTTCAGAATAA
- a CDS encoding ABC transporter ATP-binding protein, with protein MANPLIKITNIKRDFVLGNEIVYVLKGINLEINKGEYVALMGPSGSGKSTLMNLLGCLDTPTSGSYILNGKDVSQMKDDELAEIRNKEIGFVFQTFNLLPRTTALDNVALPMIYAGFSKSERKVRATEVLEQVNLADRMDHQPNQLSGGQRQRVAIARALVNKPSIILADEPTGNLDSKTSLEIMKLFGDIHANGNTVILVTHEEEIAAYANRVIRLRDGLIESDTSK; from the coding sequence ATGGCAAACCCGCTAATCAAAATAACCAATATCAAACGAGACTTTGTACTTGGAAACGAAATCGTTTATGTTCTTAAAGGCATTAATTTAGAAATAAACAAAGGAGAATATGTAGCATTAATGGGACCTTCTGGATCTGGAAAATCAACTTTAATGAATTTATTGGGTTGCTTAGACACGCCTACTTCAGGAAGTTATATTCTGAACGGAAAAGATGTCAGCCAGATGAAAGATGATGAATTAGCCGAAATTCGAAATAAAGAAATAGGTTTCGTTTTCCAAACGTTCAACCTTTTACCTAGAACTACCGCTTTAGACAACGTGGCTTTACCCATGATTTATGCAGGTTTTTCAAAATCAGAAAGAAAAGTTCGAGCTACCGAAGTACTCGAACAAGTAAATCTTGCTGACAGAATGGACCACCAGCCCAACCAACTTTCGGGAGGACAACGCCAGCGTGTAGCCATTGCCCGTGCTTTGGTCAACAAACCATCCATTATTCTTGCTGATGAACCTACAGGAAATCTAGACAGTAAAACCTCTTTAGAAATCATGAAACTTTTTGGAGACATCCATGCCAATGGAAACACTGTAATTCTAGTAACGCACGAGGAAGAAATCGCCGCTTACGCCAATCGCGTCATTCGTTTGCGTGACGGACTCATAGAAAGCGACACTTCTAAATAG
- a CDS encoding ATP-grasp domain-containing protein, with product MKIAILTCEKLPNLNPEDQNIIPELAKHNIEAKAVIWDDKTITWTDFDYLIFRNTWDYFEKETEFKIWLDQIEKLGIKTLNPIEVIKQNIHKFYLRDLEKQGITILPTVFIDKTDTLNLAELIPSHWKKAVIKPAFSAGSYLTEVFEVSEIQAISEKYKSIALEKELLLQEFMPEIQTLGETSFIFFNKQFSHAVNKKPVDGDFRVQSLFGGKYNLVQPSQELIDKAQKIADTFPENLLYARVDGILIEDELYLMEIECIEPDLYFNLSENALERFVSAIVELIA from the coding sequence ATGAAAATCGCCATCCTTACCTGCGAAAAACTTCCTAATTTAAATCCCGAAGATCAAAATATAATTCCTGAATTAGCCAAACACAACATCGAGGCCAAGGCTGTAATTTGGGACGATAAAACCATCACTTGGACCGACTTTGATTACCTGATTTTTCGCAATACTTGGGATTATTTCGAGAAAGAAACCGAGTTTAAAATTTGGCTCGACCAAATAGAAAAACTGGGAATCAAAACGCTCAATCCTATTGAAGTAATCAAGCAAAACATCCATAAGTTTTACTTGCGCGATCTAGAAAAACAAGGAATCACAATTTTACCAACCGTTTTTATTGACAAAACAGATACTCTTAATCTTGCAGAACTGATTCCTTCGCATTGGAAAAAAGCGGTTATAAAACCCGCATTTTCAGCTGGTTCCTATCTCACCGAAGTTTTTGAAGTTTCCGAAATTCAAGCAATAAGCGAAAAATATAAAAGTATAGCCCTAGAGAAAGAGTTGCTTTTACAGGAATTCATGCCCGAGATTCAAACATTGGGTGAAACTTCCTTTATCTTTTTCAATAAACAATTCTCTCATGCGGTAAATAAAAAACCTGTTGATGGTGATTTTAGAGTACAATCCCTTTTTGGAGGAAAATACAATTTGGTTCAACCCAGTCAGGAACTAATTGATAAAGCGCAAAAAATCGCGGACACCTTCCCAGAGAATTTACTGTATGCCAGAGTAGACGGAATACTAATTGAGGACGAACTCTATTTAATGGAAATTGAATGCATTGAACCCGATTTATATTTCAATCTTAGTGAAAACGCACTAGAACGATTTGTTTCGGCAATAGTGGAATTAATAGCCTAA